Proteins from one Gimesia maris genomic window:
- a CDS encoding Gfo/Idh/MocA family protein produces the protein MDRRTFLQGSAAGLASLSLEQVAKAAASERIRVGMIGAGGRASALNRHFAENPQAEIVTIAEIDSARLGNTVETVTKLQGKQPSVTQDFRHLLDDNSLDAIVVGTPDHWHAIPTILACQAGKDVYVEKPDGHNIVEGQRMVAAMKKHNRIVQLGSQHRSTERLKSALDYIRSGALGRCLVAKAWESTKQGNIGNPPDGTPPETVDYDMWLGSAKKRPFNKNRFHGRWRWFHDYGTGDLGNDGVHRLDMAFAALNAACAAQGDAAISLPSKISATGGKWYFDDMQEWPDTLQVTYEYQSKTPKILTYEMRIWAPYHYHGESEGAVIYGDKAHMTIGNSRWRVYGERGKLIKEVKGDSDATPHVANFLDCIKTRSKPACDLETVGHPASVLCHAGNIAARVGRTLVLDPKTETFENDDAANQLRGREEWRKPWVLPEV, from the coding sequence ATGGATCGCAGGACGTTTCTACAGGGTTCAGCCGCCGGGCTGGCCTCACTCTCTCTGGAACAGGTTGCCAAAGCCGCTGCCAGCGAACGCATTCGTGTCGGCATGATTGGTGCCGGCGGTCGCGCCTCGGCCCTCAACCGTCATTTCGCTGAAAATCCCCAGGCCGAAATTGTCACCATCGCCGAGATCGATTCCGCCCGGCTGGGCAACACCGTGGAGACCGTCACGAAACTGCAGGGAAAACAGCCCTCCGTCACGCAGGATTTCCGCCACCTGCTCGACGACAACAGTCTCGACGCCATCGTGGTTGGCACTCCCGATCACTGGCACGCGATTCCCACAATCCTCGCCTGTCAGGCCGGCAAAGATGTCTATGTCGAAAAACCGGACGGGCACAACATCGTCGAAGGCCAGCGGATGGTCGCCGCCATGAAAAAACACAACCGCATCGTGCAGCTGGGTTCGCAGCACCGTTCCACCGAACGCCTCAAATCAGCACTTGACTACATTCGCAGCGGTGCCCTGGGTCGCTGCCTGGTCGCGAAAGCCTGGGAAAGTACGAAGCAGGGAAATATCGGCAACCCGCCGGATGGCACGCCTCCCGAAACCGTCGATTACGACATGTGGCTCGGCTCGGCGAAAAAACGTCCCTTCAATAAAAACCGCTTCCATGGACGCTGGCGCTGGTTCCACGATTATGGCACCGGTGATCTGGGAAACGACGGCGTACACCGTCTCGACATGGCCTTCGCCGCACTCAACGCCGCCTGCGCAGCACAGGGAGACGCGGCGATTTCACTCCCTTCCAAAATCTCCGCGACCGGCGGCAAATGGTACTTCGACGACATGCAGGAATGGCCGGATACCCTGCAGGTCACCTACGAATACCAGAGCAAAACCCCCAAGATCCTGACCTACGAAATGCGGATCTGGGCCCCCTATCATTATCACGGTGAATCCGAAGGCGCTGTCATCTACGGTGACAAAGCTCACATGACCATCGGCAACAGCCGCTGGCGCGTTTACGGAGAACGCGGCAAACTGATCAAGGAAGTCAAAGGGGATAGCGACGCGACACCGCATGTGGCCAACTTCCTCGACTGCATCAAGACCCGGAGCAAACCAGCCTGCGATCTGGAGACAGTCGGCCACCCGGCTTCGGTGCTCTGTCACGCCGGCAACATCGCCGCCCGCGTGGGTCGCACACTGGTTCTCGATCCGAAAACCGAAACCTTCGAAAACGACGACGCCGCCAACCAGCTCCGCGGCCGAGAAGAATGGCGCAAACCCTGGGTATTACCCGAAGTTTAA
- a CDS encoding DUF1553 domain-containing protein, whose amino-acid sequence MRPFLYLSCLSLAVVCVFNQNAYAEDPQTALQQKQAGIEFFENKIRPVLVEYCYDCHAGEPDPENASFVLDTRAGIRMGGDSGKAVVPGNLKSSLILQAIEHDPDFYAMPPDEKLSANIISDFRKWIQMGAPDPREGKVKTSPLAKKSELAFDFDKEREFWSFRPLTKPTVPEVKQSEWPTNDIDRFVLSKLEAKQMKPVKGADRQTLVRRVYFDLTGLPPTPKQIEQFVNDPSPQAYEHLIDRLLESPQYGETWGRHWLDLARYADSNGLDINLTFYNAWRYRDYVIQAFNQDKPYNQFIREQIAGDLLPFENDAERTEKIVATGFLVMGAKMLSERDKEKLRMDVVDEQIDVTGRAFMGMTLGCARCHDHKFDPIPMTDYYALAGIFRSTETVHGNRLNNQFVSGWMTRPLPIKPEHAAAIKKYETDLKTLEEKLKSQSDTLKKLQGDTSQQQRLKELAGIVVDDAEAKKTGAWQESVYSKNYLGVGYVHDMNEEQGKKAIRFIPDLPAAGKYEVRFAFPGSNGRASQVPVTIQTKQGLKTVNVDQTKQGPIDGIFTSLGSFEFAAGTAGYVEISNKGASGYVVVDAVQFLPQFELPKPDVKLAKKTEANPDTAEKQKQIKELQASVKSLKSELAKLKENAPPPVPMALAVGEQPDPADYRIARRGNIHQLGDKVDRGFLTIASLQDPPTVSPQQSGRLELANWLSQSQNPLTSRVMVNRIWKHLFGNGLVRSVDNFGHLGEQPTHPELLDYLAQRFVAEGWSMKTLIREIMVSSTYRLSSDFSEERYQKDPGNHLVWRMNRRRLSAEKIRDAVLSISGKLDLAQGGSSVAHYPEQAISPNRNKKVDQNPSEFRRSIYLPIVRGNVPAALTVFDFPAPEMLVGNRPVTTVPAQALFMMNSPFVVSQAEQTASKLLSDTQQNDRQRVSQLYLACLGREATAAEQTEAVQYIDSLKQQNDQDHTDAKAAVQKAWASYCQILFASTEFRFLN is encoded by the coding sequence TTGCGTCCTTTCCTTTATCTGTCCTGCCTGAGTCTTGCCGTTGTCTGTGTCTTCAATCAGAACGCGTATGCGGAAGATCCACAAACGGCGTTGCAGCAGAAGCAGGCCGGGATTGAATTCTTCGAGAACAAAATCCGTCCCGTGCTGGTGGAATATTGTTACGATTGCCATGCCGGGGAACCCGATCCGGAGAACGCTTCGTTCGTACTGGACACGCGGGCCGGAATTCGCATGGGCGGCGATTCGGGAAAAGCAGTCGTGCCTGGCAATCTGAAATCGAGCCTGATACTGCAGGCGATTGAACATGATCCCGATTTTTACGCGATGCCTCCCGATGAGAAACTGTCGGCGAATATCATCTCTGACTTTCGCAAGTGGATTCAGATGGGCGCCCCCGATCCGCGGGAAGGAAAAGTGAAGACCAGTCCGCTAGCGAAGAAATCAGAACTGGCGTTTGACTTTGACAAGGAACGCGAATTCTGGTCGTTCCGGCCGCTGACAAAGCCGACTGTTCCGGAAGTGAAACAAAGCGAGTGGCCGACCAACGATATTGATCGTTTTGTTTTGTCGAAGCTGGAAGCGAAACAGATGAAGCCCGTCAAAGGCGCGGATCGACAGACGCTGGTGCGTCGCGTTTATTTTGATCTGACCGGTTTACCTCCCACGCCGAAACAGATTGAGCAGTTTGTGAATGATCCTTCTCCCCAGGCGTACGAGCATCTGATTGATCGCCTTTTAGAGTCGCCTCAATATGGTGAGACGTGGGGGCGTCACTGGCTGGACCTGGCGCGGTATGCCGATTCGAACGGGCTGGATATCAACCTGACGTTTTATAATGCGTGGCGGTACCGCGATTATGTCATCCAAGCCTTCAATCAAGATAAGCCTTACAATCAGTTTATCCGCGAACAGATCGCCGGCGACCTGCTGCCGTTTGAAAATGATGCAGAGCGGACAGAGAAGATCGTCGCGACCGGCTTCCTGGTGATGGGAGCCAAGATGTTGAGTGAGCGTGATAAAGAAAAACTCCGCATGGATGTCGTCGACGAGCAGATCGATGTGACCGGGCGGGCCTTCATGGGAATGACGCTGGGCTGTGCCCGTTGTCACGATCACAAATTCGATCCGATTCCGATGACCGATTATTACGCACTCGCCGGGATCTTTCGCAGTACGGAAACCGTGCATGGTAACCGCTTGAACAACCAGTTTGTTTCAGGTTGGATGACGCGTCCACTGCCGATCAAACCGGAGCATGCGGCTGCGATTAAGAAATATGAAACCGATCTGAAAACGCTGGAAGAAAAACTGAAGTCTCAGTCTGATACATTAAAGAAACTGCAGGGGGACACCAGTCAGCAGCAGCGTTTGAAAGAACTCGCGGGAATTGTCGTCGACGATGCCGAGGCGAAGAAAACGGGTGCCTGGCAGGAATCGGTTTATTCCAAAAATTACCTGGGCGTCGGTTACGTGCATGATATGAACGAGGAGCAGGGGAAAAAGGCAATTCGCTTCATCCCGGATCTGCCAGCCGCTGGTAAGTATGAAGTCCGGTTTGCATTTCCGGGCAGCAACGGCCGTGCGAGTCAGGTGCCTGTAACGATTCAGACGAAACAGGGGCTGAAGACGGTCAACGTAGACCAGACGAAGCAGGGCCCGATAGACGGCATCTTCACTTCACTGGGAAGTTTTGAGTTCGCAGCAGGAACAGCCGGCTATGTGGAAATCTCCAACAAGGGGGCTTCCGGCTATGTGGTGGTCGATGCGGTTCAGTTCCTGCCCCAGTTTGAACTGCCGAAACCGGATGTGAAGCTGGCAAAAAAAACAGAAGCAAATCCCGATACTGCTGAGAAGCAGAAACAGATTAAGGAACTGCAGGCGAGTGTCAAATCGCTCAAATCGGAGCTGGCGAAATTAAAAGAGAATGCACCGCCGCCGGTACCGATGGCGCTGGCCGTGGGTGAGCAGCCTGACCCGGCGGACTACCGGATTGCACGGCGGGGAAATATTCATCAGCTGGGTGATAAGGTTGATCGCGGATTTCTGACGATTGCTTCACTGCAGGATCCGCCGACCGTGAGTCCGCAGCAGAGTGGACGTCTGGAACTGGCCAACTGGTTGAGTCAGTCGCAGAATCCACTCACCAGCCGTGTGATGGTGAATCGTATCTGGAAGCACCTGTTCGGAAACGGGCTGGTTCGCAGTGTCGATAACTTCGGTCACCTGGGTGAGCAGCCCACGCATCCGGAACTGCTGGACTATCTGGCACAGCGGTTTGTCGCGGAAGGCTGGTCGATGAAGACGTTGATCCGCGAGATCATGGTGAGCTCTACGTATCGCCTGAGTTCTGACTTCAGTGAAGAACGATATCAGAAAGATCCGGGGAACCACCTGGTGTGGCGGATGAATCGCCGCCGTCTGTCCGCAGAAAAAATCCGTGATGCCGTCCTGTCGATTTCAGGGAAACTCGATCTGGCGCAGGGGGGCTCTTCGGTGGCGCACTATCCCGAGCAGGCGATCAGTCCGAACCGGAATAAAAAGGTGGACCAGAATCCGTCCGAGTTTCGGCGCAGCATTTATCTGCCGATCGTACGCGGCAATGTGCCGGCGGCGTTGACCGTGTTTGATTTTCCGGCTCCGGAAATGCTGGTAGGAAATCGCCCGGTGACAACAGTGCCTGCTCAGGCGCTGTTTATGATGAACAGTCCGTTCGTGGTTTCTCAGGCGGAGCAGACCGCGTCAAAACTGTTGTCTGACACACAGCAGAATGATCGCCAGCGTGTTTCACAGTTGTACCTGGCCTGCCTGGGGCGGGAAGCGACGGCAGCGGAACAGACCGAAGCGGTGCAGTATATCGATTCTCTCAAGCAACAGAATGACCAGGATCATACTGATGCGAAAGCGGCGGTGCAAAAGGCCTGGGCTTCGTACTGCCAGATCCTGTTTGCGTCGACCGAATTTCGCTTTTTGAACTAA
- a CDS encoding saccharopine dehydrogenase family protein has protein sequence MSQTILLIGAGKIGRMIASLLHASGDYQLRIADQFPAALERIQKRLPDVETRTLNADSHAELLQLMQGCTAVISALSFRENPGVARAALEAGINYFDLTEDRQTTAAVKEIAEGAAAGQVFLPQSGLAPGFVTIVTKHVMEWFEEIDTVRMRVGALPQHPTNALAYNLTWSTDGLINEYCNPCEVIHSHHVKNHLPLEGLEQFTLDGNVYEAFNTSGGLGTLCETMHGQVRELNYKTIRYPGHHMLMKFLLQDLRLTERRALLKDVMEHAIPVTFQDVVVVFCTVRGTRNGQFVEKSDLRKLYAKEINGEIWSAIQLTTGAGICAVVDLVQQQQLKGTGLIKQEEIPFDKFINNRFGQFYESETFGLETLNSGG, from the coding sequence ATGTCACAGACTATTCTTTTAATCGGCGCAGGTAAAATCGGCCGCATGATCGCATCACTGCTGCATGCCAGCGGCGATTACCAGCTGCGCATCGCAGATCAGTTTCCCGCAGCATTAGAGCGCATCCAGAAACGCCTGCCCGATGTGGAAACGCGTACGCTCAACGCCGATTCCCATGCCGAACTTCTGCAGTTGATGCAGGGTTGTACCGCCGTCATTTCCGCGCTTAGCTTTCGTGAAAACCCCGGAGTCGCCCGCGCCGCGCTTGAAGCGGGTATCAACTATTTTGATCTGACCGAAGACCGCCAGACCACCGCCGCTGTCAAGGAAATTGCAGAAGGCGCTGCCGCCGGTCAGGTCTTTCTGCCTCAATCAGGACTGGCTCCGGGTTTTGTCACCATCGTCACAAAACACGTTATGGAGTGGTTCGAAGAAATCGACACCGTGCGAATGCGCGTCGGTGCCTTGCCCCAGCATCCGACGAATGCCCTCGCCTATAACCTGACCTGGTCAACCGATGGATTGATCAACGAATACTGTAACCCCTGCGAAGTGATCCATTCGCATCATGTCAAAAATCACCTCCCCCTGGAGGGACTCGAACAGTTCACACTCGACGGTAATGTCTACGAAGCCTTCAATACGTCCGGCGGACTGGGCACACTTTGTGAAACAATGCACGGACAGGTTCGTGAACTCAATTACAAAACCATCCGCTATCCCGGGCATCACATGCTGATGAAGTTTCTGCTGCAGGATCTGAGGCTCACAGAACGTCGCGCCCTGCTTAAGGATGTGATGGAACATGCGATTCCTGTCACTTTCCAGGATGTGGTGGTTGTCTTCTGCACCGTGCGGGGGACCCGCAACGGACAGTTCGTCGAAAAAAGCGACCTCCGAAAGCTGTACGCGAAAGAAATCAATGGCGAGATCTGGAGTGCCATTCAACTCACCACGGGAGCAGGCATCTGCGCCGTCGTGGATCTCGTCCAGCAACAGCAGTTGAAAGGAACCGGCTTGATCAAACAGGAAGAAATTCCCTTCGATAAGTTTATCAACAACCGGTTCGGCCAGTTCTATGAATCAGAAACCTTTGGACTCGAAACATTGAATTCAGGCGGGTAA
- a CDS encoding DUF1501 domain-containing protein, translated as MEALNISRRQMLKSSACGFGYMALAGLSAEAALKSQSPLMSKTPHFEPRAKRVIFLFMHGGPSHVDTFDYKPRLNKEDGQRLPFKAAKNIEKSSQENLRLMKSPWKFKQRGESGLWISELFDNVAEHADDLCVINSMHTNGQSHGQAVMKLHTGSDSLVRPSVGSWMVYGLGTENNNLPGFISICPSRGHGGVRNYGSAFLPAVYQGTAIGDADTAAKEAQIRFLANNGVSVSQQRKQLGLLQAMNERHLTQVKVDNEIEGVINSYELAFRMQSEVPALMDLNSETKETQALYGIDDKTTENFGRQCLMARRFAEAGVRYIEVALGNNKWDQHSGLKNGHERNSKMVDKPIAGLLADLKQRGLLDDTLVVWGGEFGRTPIAQGKNGRDHNPQGYSMWLAGAGVKKGHVHGATDEYGYYATRDKVHIHDLHATLLHLMGMDHKRLTYRYAGRDFRLTDVYGDVVTEILNG; from the coding sequence ATGGAAGCTCTCAATATTTCACGACGACAGATGTTGAAATCCTCAGCGTGTGGCTTTGGCTACATGGCGCTGGCCGGTTTGAGCGCGGAAGCCGCGTTGAAGTCTCAGTCTCCGCTGATGTCGAAGACGCCTCATTTTGAACCGCGGGCCAAACGGGTCATCTTCCTGTTTATGCATGGCGGGCCGAGTCATGTGGATACGTTCGATTACAAACCCCGTCTGAATAAGGAAGATGGTCAGCGACTGCCATTCAAGGCGGCGAAGAACATTGAGAAGTCTTCACAGGAAAATCTGCGGTTGATGAAATCGCCATGGAAGTTCAAGCAGCGGGGCGAGAGCGGTCTGTGGATTTCTGAACTGTTTGACAATGTCGCTGAGCACGCTGATGATCTGTGCGTGATCAACTCGATGCATACCAACGGTCAGTCGCATGGCCAGGCAGTGATGAAGCTGCATACTGGTTCGGACAGCCTGGTCAGGCCTTCCGTTGGCTCATGGATGGTGTATGGGCTGGGAACCGAGAACAATAATCTGCCCGGTTTCATTTCGATCTGTCCTTCACGTGGGCATGGGGGCGTACGCAATTACGGCAGTGCGTTTTTACCGGCTGTCTACCAGGGGACCGCGATTGGTGATGCCGACACTGCAGCGAAAGAAGCACAGATCCGCTTTCTGGCCAACAACGGTGTCTCGGTCAGTCAACAGCGCAAACAACTGGGCCTGTTGCAGGCAATGAACGAACGACATCTGACGCAGGTCAAGGTGGATAACGAAATCGAAGGCGTGATCAATTCGTATGAACTGGCGTTCCGAATGCAGTCGGAAGTTCCTGCACTGATGGATCTGAATTCGGAAACCAAAGAGACGCAGGCATTGTATGGCATTGATGACAAAACCACCGAAAACTTCGGTCGGCAGTGTCTGATGGCGCGTCGTTTTGCCGAAGCGGGGGTACGATATATTGAAGTCGCGCTGGGAAATAATAAATGGGATCAGCACAGCGGCTTGAAAAACGGTCACGAACGGAATTCGAAAATGGTCGACAAGCCCATCGCCGGGCTGCTGGCGGATTTGAAGCAGCGGGGACTGCTGGACGATACCCTGGTTGTGTGGGGCGGCGAATTCGGACGGACTCCCATCGCGCAGGGGAAAAATGGCCGCGATCATAATCCGCAGGGGTATTCGATGTGGCTGGCTGGTGCGGGGGTCAAAAAAGGACACGTCCATGGGGCAACCGATGAGTACGGTTACTATGCGACCCGCGATAAGGTTCATATTCACGATCTGCATGCCACGCTGCTGCATCTGATGGGCATGGATCACAAGCGGTTGACTTATCGTTACGCAGGCCGCGATTTCCGCCTGACCGACGTGTACGGCGATGTCGTTACCGAGATTCTCAACGGGTAA
- the amaB gene encoding L-piperidine-6-carboxylate dehydrogenase, whose product MTHPIHEVLKRIGFADHPAAVAVSNTWQAGSGEPLTVVSPIDGSTLVSLRQATRSDVDLVIETSKNAFHQWREVPAPRRGEFVRLLGEALRKHKADLAAIVSWEAGKITQEALGEVQEMIDICDFAVGLSRQLYGKTIASERPGHRLMEQWQPLGPVGVISAFNFPVAVWAWNAMLAFVCGDTVVWKPSEKTPLCAIACQQIVNQVAHNFPETPDGISSLLIGGAEVGQTLAAHPDLPLISATGSIPMGRAVAETVARRLGRSLLELGGNNAMIVTESADLEMTVRSALFSAVGTCGQRCTSLRRLIVHESIADKLLASLKKAYEKLPIGNPLDEGTLVGPLVDQSALETMQQALRTAEEQGGTVHFGNPLLSDIPAGGSYVHPAIVEMPGQTEIVMQETFAPILYVMRYEHLETAIQMHNAVPQGLSSAIMTNDIRQAELFLSPVGSDCGIANVNVGPSGAEIGGAFGGEKETGGGRESGSDAWKAYMRRATNTINYSTELPLAQGIKFDL is encoded by the coding sequence ATGACGCATCCCATTCACGAAGTACTTAAACGTATCGGCTTTGCTGATCATCCGGCAGCAGTCGCCGTCAGCAATACCTGGCAGGCCGGCAGTGGAGAACCGTTGACAGTCGTCTCTCCGATCGACGGTTCGACACTTGTCAGCCTGCGACAGGCCACCCGTAGCGATGTCGATCTGGTCATCGAAACCAGCAAAAACGCCTTTCACCAATGGCGCGAGGTCCCCGCGCCCAGACGGGGTGAATTTGTTCGCTTGCTGGGAGAAGCGCTCCGCAAACACAAAGCCGATCTCGCTGCCATCGTCAGCTGGGAAGCGGGTAAGATCACCCAGGAAGCGCTCGGCGAAGTGCAGGAAATGATTGATATCTGCGACTTCGCCGTCGGTCTCTCACGTCAGCTCTACGGCAAAACCATCGCCAGCGAACGACCGGGACACCGCCTGATGGAACAGTGGCAGCCTCTGGGTCCCGTGGGCGTCATCAGCGCGTTCAATTTCCCCGTCGCCGTCTGGGCCTGGAACGCGATGCTGGCATTCGTCTGCGGCGATACCGTCGTCTGGAAACCTTCTGAAAAAACACCGCTCTGCGCCATCGCCTGTCAGCAGATCGTTAATCAGGTTGCCCATAATTTTCCCGAAACACCTGATGGCATCTCCAGTCTGCTGATCGGCGGCGCAGAGGTCGGCCAAACGCTCGCCGCACATCCGGACCTCCCCCTCATCTCTGCCACCGGCTCGATCCCCATGGGTCGCGCCGTGGCAGAAACAGTCGCCCGTCGGCTGGGACGCAGTCTGCTGGAACTGGGTGGCAACAACGCCATGATTGTCACTGAATCCGCCGACCTGGAAATGACGGTTCGCTCTGCCCTGTTCTCAGCCGTCGGTACCTGCGGACAGCGCTGCACATCACTCCGTCGTTTAATCGTCCATGAAAGTATCGCCGACAAACTCCTCGCATCGCTCAAGAAAGCTTACGAGAAATTACCCATCGGCAATCCCCTGGATGAAGGCACACTGGTCGGCCCGCTCGTCGATCAAAGCGCACTCGAAACCATGCAGCAGGCGCTCCGCACGGCCGAAGAACAGGGAGGCACCGTCCACTTCGGAAACCCGCTTCTGTCCGACATCCCCGCAGGCGGTTCTTATGTCCATCCTGCCATTGTCGAAATGCCGGGGCAAACGGAAATCGTCATGCAGGAAACCTTCGCCCCCATTCTGTACGTGATGCGCTATGAGCATCTTGAGACAGCGATCCAGATGCATAATGCGGTCCCACAGGGACTTTCCTCGGCTATCATGACGAATGACATCCGCCAGGCCGAACTGTTCCTCTCTCCTGTTGGCTCTGACTGCGGCATCGCCAATGTCAACGTCGGCCCCAGCGGCGCCGAGATCGGCGGTGCCTTTGGTGGTGAAAAAGAAACCGGCGGCGGCCGCGAATCCGGCTCCGACGCCTGGAAAGCCTACATGCGCCGCGCCACCAACACGATTAACTACTCGACCGAACTCCCCTTAGCCCAGGGCATCAAATTCGACCTGTAA
- a CDS encoding DUF1501 domain-containing protein has translation MLFDVNQKNGIAFLQRSRRAMLKESVLGFGAVGLMSLLAEEGLLSADDGAPAHAGQSHFPATAKNVIFLFMSGGPSQVDTFDPKPLLTKLEGQAVPDAIAARVPNIPRAGLGSKLMASPFTFQKYGESGIEVSNLFPSTAEMVDELCLLRAVNHRVPVHGPGECIALTGSAVGDRPSLGAWMTYGLGSESRDLPAFISMLSNSTGPAPQTPGWGAGFLPSRYQGTLVDGKRGIPYTKMPTGYSNENRREQLDFIKWMNEKHLNQLGEDSELEARIASYELGFRLQTSAPEVFDLESETAETAKLYGLDAKPTAEFGRHCLIARRLVERGVRVVQLRNGGWDAHGSLKGNHIKQARATDVPIAGLLKDLKQRGLLDDTLVIWGGEFGRTPTTEGSAKGDRRGRDHLPTTYCMWMAGGGVQGGQIIGQTDELGYTPVERPVSPADLHATLLHALGLDQHKLFFRHNNRKEIATVLGGEVISEVFG, from the coding sequence ATGTTGTTTGATGTCAATCAGAAAAACGGAATTGCATTCCTGCAGCGCAGTCGACGGGCGATGCTGAAAGAGAGTGTATTGGGCTTCGGTGCCGTCGGGCTGATGTCATTGCTGGCGGAAGAGGGGCTGTTAAGTGCCGACGATGGTGCGCCAGCGCACGCTGGTCAAAGTCACTTTCCGGCGACAGCGAAAAATGTGATTTTCCTGTTCATGTCGGGGGGGCCGAGCCAGGTGGATACATTCGATCCCAAGCCTCTGTTGACGAAGCTGGAAGGTCAGGCAGTGCCCGATGCGATTGCAGCCAGGGTTCCGAATATTCCGCGGGCCGGCCTGGGTTCAAAACTGATGGCGTCTCCGTTTACCTTTCAAAAATACGGCGAGAGCGGGATTGAGGTATCAAATCTGTTTCCTTCGACAGCGGAGATGGTGGATGAACTGTGTCTGCTGCGCGCGGTGAATCATCGTGTGCCCGTGCATGGACCGGGTGAGTGTATTGCTCTGACCGGTTCGGCAGTCGGAGACCGACCCAGCCTGGGGGCGTGGATGACGTATGGACTGGGAAGTGAAAGCCGTGACCTGCCCGCTTTTATTTCCATGCTGTCAAACAGTACCGGCCCGGCGCCACAGACCCCCGGCTGGGGGGCCGGCTTTCTGCCTTCGCGTTACCAGGGGACTCTGGTGGATGGGAAACGGGGCATTCCCTATACCAAAATGCCGACCGGCTATTCGAATGAGAACCGCCGCGAACAGCTGGATTTCATCAAGTGGATGAACGAGAAGCATCTGAATCAGCTGGGTGAGGATTCGGAACTGGAAGCGCGGATTGCTTCGTATGAGCTTGGATTTCGTCTGCAGACCTCCGCTCCGGAAGTCTTCGACCTGGAAAGCGAAACGGCGGAGACCGCGAAATTATATGGGCTGGATGCCAAGCCAACCGCAGAGTTCGGCAGGCATTGTCTGATAGCACGACGGCTGGTTGAGCGGGGTGTGCGTGTCGTTCAGCTGAGGAATGGAGGCTGGGATGCGCATGGTTCGCTGAAAGGGAATCATATCAAACAGGCCCGGGCCACGGATGTTCCAATCGCGGGACTGCTCAAAGACCTGAAGCAGCGCGGACTGCTGGATGACACGCTGGTGATCTGGGGAGGCGAATTTGGTCGCACGCCCACTACGGAAGGTTCTGCCAAAGGAGATCGGCGCGGTCGCGATCATCTGCCGACGACGTATTGCATGTGGATGGCCGGCGGTGGCGTGCAGGGGGGCCAGATTATTGGTCAGACCGATGAGCTGGGTTATACACCGGTGGAACGTCCTGTTTCTCCGGCAGATCTACACGCGACTTTGTTACACGCTTTGGGGCTGGATCAGCACAAGCTGTTTTTCAGACATAACAACCGAAAAGAGATTGCGACGGTGCTGGGCGGTGAAGTGATTAGCGAGGTGTTCGGGTAA
- the pheS gene encoding phenylalanine--tRNA ligase subunit alpha — MSDNNDALVEAAMESIAAAQNLAELDEVRVQYLGKKGKLKSLQQQLKSLSPEEKREFGKTLNAVKESIQTALAEKKEVLEASEKTGPQIDAIDVTLPGVRSLPGHRHPLMATMEEVKSILIGLGFRYDDYPEVETEFFNFDALNTPDWHPARDMHDSFYTTVGNVLRTHTSAFQTRAMKQFGPPPLRAMTSGRCYRRDEIDASHFPIFHQLDVIAIDQDISFADLKWVLYQLASALFGEDVQLRFRPSYFPFTTPSAEVDVMFNGKWLEILGAGMIRPEVLQAGGVDSEQWQGFAFGLGLDRMAMIRHGISDIRLMYENEEAFLRQF; from the coding sequence ATGTCTGACAATAATGACGCGCTGGTAGAAGCCGCCATGGAGAGCATCGCGGCGGCACAAAATCTTGCAGAGCTGGACGAAGTACGGGTCCAGTACCTGGGGAAAAAGGGAAAACTGAAATCACTGCAGCAGCAGTTGAAGTCATTATCGCCGGAAGAAAAACGGGAGTTTGGTAAAACGCTGAATGCCGTCAAAGAGAGCATCCAGACCGCGCTGGCCGAGAAGAAAGAAGTTCTGGAAGCCAGCGAAAAGACCGGACCACAAATTGATGCCATCGATGTGACGCTGCCAGGGGTTCGATCCCTGCCCGGTCATCGACATCCCCTGATGGCGACCATGGAAGAAGTGAAATCGATTCTGATCGGTCTGGGATTTCGCTACGATGATTATCCTGAAGTCGAAACCGAATTCTTCAACTTCGACGCATTAAATACACCCGACTGGCACCCCGCACGGGATATGCACGACTCGTTCTACACGACTGTCGGAAATGTGCTCCGCACCCATACATCGGCTTTTCAGACCCGGGCAATGAAACAGTTCGGGCCACCGCCGTTGCGGGCGATGACTTCGGGACGCTGTTACCGTCGCGATGAAATTGATGCTTCCCATTTTCCGATTTTCCATCAGCTGGACGTGATCGCCATCGATCAGGATATCAGCTTTGCTGATCTGAAATGGGTACTGTATCAGCTGGCGAGTGCTTTGTTTGGCGAAGACGTGCAACTGCGTTTCCGGCCGAGTTATTTCCCGTTCACCACGCCCAGCGCGGAAGTGGATGTGATGTTTAACGGCAAATGGCTGGAGATCCTGGGAGCTGGCATGATTCGCCCTGAAGTGCTGCAGGCGGGGGGCGTGGATTCGGAACAGTGGCAGGGCTTTGCCTTTGGTCTGGGACTGGACCGGATGGCGATGATTCGCCACGGGATCAGTGATATCCGGCTGATGTACGAAAATGAAGAAGCGTTTTTGCGTCAGTTTTAA